The Emys orbicularis isolate rEmyOrb1 chromosome 9, rEmyOrb1.hap1, whole genome shotgun sequence genomic sequence tcagctatggtattcccgtagctgaagttgcgtatcttacatcgacacccccccagtgtagaccaggcccttcTGTGCCCAAATTGCTCCAACACATGAGCATTTTGGTCCCTGTGAGGGCGTTTAAGCAGATCCGGATGTTTTTTGGCTCCTCTTCTTGTCCCCTTCAGACATGGCCAGAAAGGGGAACGGGTCCACCCTAGCAATAATTTCCCCTTGATGGAGAGGTCTGAGAGCAGCTGCTCAAAGAACCTCCTCCACCTCACAGGAACGGCCCAGGAATTTCACCCTTTTCTCTTTAGTTTTTGTAGTCAATTAGAATTATAACCAAAGAATTTAAGATCCCTGAAGCTCTGACATAAGCGGAGACCCTTGGTCTGCTACCTGCATACAAATGAAGGCAGAGTACTCTGGAGAATGCAAGGTGGAAGGGGTCGTCTAGCCCTGTTATGCAGCCAATCTACTGGTCCAAGCATCAGGGTGAAGGGGGAACACCTCACTGTCAGTCTGTCTAACGTGGCGGGTTCTAGAAAGACAATTCATAGGTGGTAATCTAATTTTCCCTTTTGCTTGACAATAAAACTTTTACCTGTGAAACAATATCATGAAGTAGGACCGTGTAGTCAAATTCCAAGTAATCATCGTTTCTTTTCTGGAACCAACATAAAGACAAGACAATAAGGACTGAGATTTAAGTTACCTTTTCATTCATAAAAACAGTCACTTGGCGGCAATAAAAGTCCAAAATATTACAAAAGAGTAATGAATAAAACAGATGAAATTTAGTTTTGCTCTATGCTGCACTTCATTTAACCACAAAATAACATCTGAAAGACAGAACACAAAGTTTAACTCCACACTGATTGCTCAAACAGCTCTGTTTATAAAGTCAGGCATGACTAATGTAATGTTCTCTTTCAAGGGAAATACTGGGTTTATTTTCCAAAACAACTTAACTTTTTTAGTGTTGACTCATTTTCCATTTACTTATGTTACTATAGAGATTCTTTGCTTTGGTTGTGTGTTTAGATTTTTGTGACTGTGAATAATTTAGGGTTTGGGCAAAGAAGCCGAGTAGAGCAATTGGTCATTTAAGAAAATCCAAAGTTACATGGGAATTGTAAACAGCAGAAGCTAGTACATATTTTAGGGAAAGCAAATCTTGCTACAAAAATACCTGATTTGGGAAACTAGCAGCAGCAATCAGTTGGATTAGTCCTCCAGCCACTGATACTGCTGTTCATAATATAATCTTGAATGGGAGAACACTGCCAGATGGAATCCCATAGAAGTTAGTTCTGTTTCTGTTGATACTAAACACTGTTACTATACATCTTGTTTCAAGCGTAGCAAATGTTTGCATGTGCCATTGTCCAGTCAGTTGGGGCAATTAATCATTATGTCCATAATATATGAATATTTCAAGGCCAGATCTAATCTGAAAGGTGTTGGAATTCAGAGAAATTGTATCCTTTTGCATAAATGTTGGGTATAGGTGTTTGAACTTCACCATGCAGAGATATGAAAAAATTGTTCCCTTGGGTGAAGAGgttagagcagggatgggcaaactttttggcccaagggccacatctgggtatggaaattgtatggcgggccatgaatactcacgaaattgggggttggggtgcgggagcaggtgagggctctgactgggggtgcgggctctgggatggggctgggggtacaggagggttcTCCAGGCtgagaccgaggggtttggagggcaggagggggatcagggctgggggttgaggcgtgggagggggccaggctctgggcggcgcttacctcaagcagcttctagaagcagcaacatgtccccccctccagctcctatgtggaggcacagccaggcagctctgcacgctgccccgtccgcaggcgccgcccctgcagcttccattggccgtggttcctggccaatgggagctatgggggctGTGCATGggacgggggcagcgtgcggcgtcccctggctgcccctacgtgtaggagctggagtggggacatgctgctgcttgtgggagccgcacggagcggggcaagcccccgacctaGGCGGGAGCGCGAGGGTCgaattaaaacgtctggagggccggatgcagcccttgggccatagtttgcccacccctgggttagaggaAGCAGGGGGATGTAGCCTCCCAACTCCAGGGATCTGTGAGAAAGGGAACTCCCTCATTGCTGTTCCTATGGCCTCTCATCAGCCTCTTAACCCAATCCCTACAGCACATGCATTTCTGCAGGTTTCCAAGGAAGAGGGAAATGATACTTTGGTGTTGGCATTCCACACACTCAATAAGGATCTCTTCTGCTTGCAAGAAGAGAcaatagggccccggtctctttATTACTCCTTCTGTACAGATGTGTTTTTGCACCTAAGAACGGTGAATAGAGTGGGACTTTTCAAAAGCGCATAAAtgagttaggagcacaaatcccactgattttcaaGATCTCAAGTCTGTAAGGTATGCTAACaaggaaaataacttttaaatGAAATTATGTTAATAGGGTGAGACATGCCAGGCACTGCAGGAAGTCTCACCATGGTAACATGTTATAAGAGATGGGTGTGGACAGCAGAATACACAAAAACAGACTAAAATCTAAGGATAAGTGAAACCTGCTAATTCCAATTACCAATAATTTATCTTAGCTCTGTATGAAAGGAACACAGCACAGATCTGAAATTTAATCTAATTTAAGTGTTATATGGTGTCTGCTTTTCCCTGTTCTAAAATTTATCTGTTGCAGACAGTTGTGTTAAAATCCACACATGATCCACTCCTGCTCCAAGTCAGCCACCAGAGGGAGAAAAGCTAATTAACAAATTCTGTTCCCAGAATGATATGAACACCACTGAAGTGATGATGCTCAGGTGATTAGTCTTTATCCCCATTCTGTGACAGTTTTTCATTCCCAAAGTGAGTTTGTGACTCTGTGTTCCTTTCACACGCACAACCTCAGCTGAGTTAATTGCACATATTGAATGTCCAAAACTGGGCTTTGAAAATGTATGATGGCCCCTTAGTTGTTTAGACTACAACAGCATGATCCTAAACGATATGCCAGTTGTGGTTATTCTGAATGTCAGGTCCTATTCTGTGTTTCAGTGTCCAGGATTAATGTGTTTGAATTGTAAGTTGTCTCACAGTAATTGCAAAAGAAAATCCATATTTCTTCTCAGCAAGTAGACAATAGAAGCAGGGAGTCAACAGATCTCCACTTACCTAAACACCATCTATGGTTTTCCTAAGGAAACTTATACTCAGACAAGTTGAAGTCTCTTTCTGGTAAGAAATCCACAGGGTCTTTTGGCTGTGGCAGATGGGTTACTTTTGACTAACTTGAAAAGCTATAATTTGTTTTGGCAGCCACAGGCCATGTACTCCTGAATGGTTTAGGGCACATCAAGATCAATTCAGTAAGAAGAAATTTTCAATGGACAATCAGACAGAGTAATAAAGATAAAACATGAAATAATGTCTACATGTTTTGGCCCTTCCCTTAGGGACCATCGCCTTGCTTTTcatgcattttattttcttgtcAAACTTAATCAGTGATCACTATACCATATAATTCTGTGAACATTAACTAGCTAATACTGTACTGCTTTAGCCAGCTGGatggctgcttctgcagcagaAGTAATTATTATATGAATCATTAATAATGGCCCTCTTTCAGTTTTAAGAGAGAAGAATTCAGAGGGCATTTCCCAACTACAGGTATATAACTCTTTCAAGGTATGAGCTGCTTCAGTATTCTTTTAAAACACGTGCTTTAGTGAAATGAAACATACAGAAATTAATAAAAGCAAATATAGCAAGAGCAAGGTTAAAAAAGGTAATATTTGGTGATATGAAATTAAGAATTAAACTGAGACTTGATCCTATCTTTGAATATCCTTTTAGGTAAATTAACAATGGTTGAAGACTGGAGTGTTACAAACCAGTACAAACATAGATGGATTTTGATCTTATTGGAGTTGAGATGCAGCCCATTGCTATTTGTCCAAACTCAGATAGCATAGAGATGTCAAACAATATTACTGTGACTGATTGTGagactgtagtgtagactaaAAGATAAAGGAAAGTATTTTGATATTGTGCAGATGTAAGGCTACTGTAAATTGGACCTACAGAGAATataaatgaaggaaggaaaagtAATAGAAAACCCAATCAAATGAAGTGATTAGACCAGAAAAAATGTCAAAAGACTTATAACTAATAAATTTGCAATACTGTTGTCACCAAGAAACTGTATGAGAAATGgagcaaaattaaattaatgaagaGAAGACCCAGGAGAACACTCCAATCATCAAGTAGGCGCATTGTTTTGCTAGAGCAGAAAAAATATTTACTTGGAATGGTTTAAAATAGAAATCTTTGTAATTACTTTTGCTTTGACTCAATCCTAGAGGTATGCTTTTCACATGAGGGGTATGGATTACAGGTGTAGGTTGGCCTGTGCCATAAAGCAGCTCAATTTTCTGCCTGGAGCATGTCCTTTGACATACTAACTGTTTGGGAGGGATTAGGACTGGGTAGGTTTGCTCCTTTATGGATGCACTCTTTGATAGTGATATCTAATTGCATCCATTGTATGAGTGCTCCTGTAACACGGTCTATAAAACATGCAATCACATGAACGTGCATGAATTCAGAAATGGGGACACTGAATATTAAATTCCAGAAACACCTTGTACTAATACCATGATTGTTGCATAAATACCTAGAGAGAGCAAGCTGTCCTGTTATGTTCAGtgtcctgaattttttttagtattGATATATAAATGCATATCAACTTTGAGGTGCAAAGGATAGAGAGAATAAGGAATAGGTCAGTCAGTATGTACATATTTCAAACTGCTATTTTATACCCTAATCAGAGTAGGACATTGCCTACACAGTTTTGTGAATGGTGAGCAAAGAACCCATTTGAAAACTTGATATTGTCCAAATCTCAGTCGGATTCACAGAATCTGTTCCATTGTAGACCTTAAATCTGAATGTATATGTTTCTACTTATCCTCCAGCAATCTATAGTTTTAACAATGGAGTATCCTTACATAGCAGCTTCTCTGAATTTATTCCTAATTATTATCATCCCAGTGCATTGATAGGTGCATTACTTACCACCTGCCTGACATCTCTGATTTGAACCAAATTGTACAATGTATTTTCAGTGGAGTTCTGCCATATTATATAACCACAGGCCACCCGGGCTAGATGGCTGATGGGCTCCATTTCTGGGGACATGTTGCCATAATTGTCTGAGAACCAAAGCAAATAATTTGTATTAAATGTGTGAAAAACTGAAATTGAAACTCATTCAATCTCACCCTAGTAggtaggatactggactaggagtcaggagacctgggttctattcctggctctaccgcagacctgctgtgtgaccttgggaaaggtCTGTTTCTCCTTCTATCCTTTGTTTGGCTTTtctatttagatggtaaactGTTCAGAAGAGGGAttatctattccagtgtttaactacagAGCCTTGCACAATGAGGGCCTGGTCTCAGTTGGAGCCTCCAGTAGCTATTATAATGCTAACAACAGTGATGAACCGTACGTTTTTAAAGCAAAGCAACTAGCCTAATAAGTATTCAAGGaaagagcaatttaaaaaaaaaaattgagtcaaTCTTGGCACATTCAAAACTAATGAATGCTCACTGCTGCTATGCTTGACACTAAAGTTTGAATGAAGAAGGTGAAGGTTTCTGCCAAAATCCCTTCCCTCATCTTCATACCTGGAATATTTTGTGCAACCAACGGTTCTTGAAGGCTCTTGAGTCTGTTGTAAAATTTCTTATCTGCTTCATCTGTGTTCTTCCCAAATTCTCCTTCCACTGTAAAATGCACTTGTGGCGCAGTACGTTGGTTGCTCAGAAGATAAAGAATTTCAGCAGTGCAGTTAATGGCATTGTCCTGTTACAGAAATAGTTACATGGATTTAATCCATTTTAATAAAGTAAAATAGACAGTTAATACGTAGAAAACTCCACAATGCATCTATTTTACTGTTTTATGTATTAGCCATTTTTTCTGCAAGTCTGATGTGTGTGAGTATGTGCAGACTATTTCATTAAGATTAAAGCAGGGTCAAAATCTTAATTACCCTTAAAATATATTCACAAACTTTCTGTGTAGTTTATATAGAACATGTCAAAGCTATATATTTAGTGATGGTGCTTTCCCTTTTATATCAATTTGACACAGTATTCTGCTTGTTATTTAGCTAGAGAAATATATTCAAATTAGGTCTGCAAATTGAAGATGTGATCTAACTCACAGTGGATGACACTAAGACATCCTTGTTTTTAAATATGCTAATTGCCTCTCTCAACTAATTGCCATACCATGGTATTGTACAGCAAAAAGTGACTTTTCAGGGCTTTCATGGTGCCAAAGCTGGCTGTTTCTTCTTTTGGTTAAATACAGTCCTGTGGCCTGATTAGCACTGAAGGGAGCTCTGAAGTGTGTGTATTGTGCTCCAATTTTACAACCAGCTCACTTTCAAATAATTATTTACTGGTACAGTCTACAAGCCCCAACAGAGAGCAGGGCTCCATTATGCTATGTGCTGTCTACGTGTATAATTAAAAGATGATTCTTGCCCTAAAGAATTCACAATTCAAGTATATAAAGCAGAACTCACCTTGTGGAGGAGATCTTCCAGTGAAAATTTAAGATGGTATTTATGCCCAACATCAGCAATGTCCTAAagtgaggaaatatttttaaaaagttaaactgttttgtttttaatcctccTCATTTCTGTACCTGATGGAGATTGTTCAGGTTATTCCTGTGAAGTATGACAATGCACAGTGCCACCCTGTACAGTACATATTTAACTCTTTACTTATCTTTTGTGTACATGTGACCAGACTTGAAGTTTAGTCATTTAATACACAGCACCAACGTTCCTGATGTCACATCTGGTTAGTTATCCATGGTCCAGTTTATTTAAAGTCCAATGGGGTGAAATACATCCAGTGCAGAGGGAACATGCAGAGTCCTATCTGCCACATAAAACCCATCCTTACTGCGCCTAAGCacaaattattacaaataataGTAGCCTTGTGAGGACC encodes the following:
- the LXN gene encoding latexin; the protein is MEIPPSHYPATRAAAVAVNYINYQHGSPSKIFMVQQVTKASREDIADVGHKYHLKFSLEDLLHKDNAINCTAEILYLLSNQRTAPQVHFTVEGEFGKNTDEADKKFYNRLKSLQEPLVAQNIPDNYGNMSPEMEPISHLARVACGYIIWQNSTENTLYNLVQIRDVRQVKRNDDYLEFDYTVLLHDIVSQEIIPWQMQVLWHPQHGVKVIKNSCQPKHAEQD